The DNA window AACTCACCGAGTTAGGGTTTATACTAATCCCCTTCTCTTCTCAGGTAATCTTTTTTAAACTCAGTACCAAAATTGAATTGGGTTTTTGAAGTTCATTGTTATTTCTCTTGCTgtttgttattaattttaattggtCACCACCTGTTTGATTAAATGCttgaatgaattttaaaattttgatatttttctctTCGAACTGTAAATTTTATCATGTATTCATAATTAAGTTTACTTTGCCAGATATTTTGAATCTTGATTAGTGGGTGAAATTTGCtagggttttgttttaattttcaacAAATTTTATTGCTTGGTTAGATCATGGCATACTCAGAATCAGCAACAGCAGAACGGGAGCCGATGCAGCTTAATGCGTTTCCGAGGAAACCGAGGATTTTACTTGCTGCTAGTGGAAGCGTAGCGGCTATAAAGTTCGGAAATCTTTGCCATTGTTTTTCTGAATGGGCGGAAGTAAGAGCCGTAGCTACAAAGGCGGCTTTACATTTCATTGATAGAGCCTCCCTTCCTAAAGATGTTGTTCTTTATACCGATGAGGATGAATGGTCCAGTTGGAATAAAATTGGAGATAATGTTCTTCATATTGAGCTGCGGCGGTGGGCTGATATCATGGTCATTGCTCCATTATCAGCAAACACTCTCGGCAAGGTACGAAGTTATATGATTGAAACTTTCTACTATAGTCTCGTCTTGTTGGGCATTTTGCGAAATAACATTAATTGCTGTTCATTTCTCTTCAGAGAATGCCTGTTTTACCCAGTTTGCTTATTTGGTGCATAACAAAGATCTAAAGTCACTATCTTAGGGAATTACTGGCAAtatcaaaaagataaaatgtttttatttgtttattttgccGAGTCACATGTATTTTATATCACTTTGTTACTAATTTGCTTTATGAATAAACTCTAACTAATGATTTCATGACGATAAAGCGATTTAGTTTTTCAAATTCTGTTATTTTGGTTAAAGTTGGTCCCTTGATACTTGTTGGAGCAGTTGGTTTTCCTCTTAGTATTTGATTTTAATCAACAGATTGCCAAATTGGTATCTTTGATGGATGAATCAATTGGTTCTTCCACAATTCCGATCTAAGTCAAGTTGGTTTTATGCATGAACCAACTCAATTGAGATGCAATTGTCACAAAAAGTTGGCATATTGAATCATGGCATCAATTATAGATTATGGAACTTGATGCGAAGGACAAGCCTAATTATGGTAGTTCTTTAACATTTATGTctctttatatatatgtatgtctGCCAATCATTTcattatttagtaatttatatttaagaaTCCTTCGCTTGATTGTCATAAGTTGTCTGTTGTCCCTATTTGATTGGCATGGTTTTCTTCCTTCCATTTTTGTTATGTATGGTTATCTACACCACACAGCTATTTCTAATTATTCTCTGTCTCTCACTCATTCCGTATCTATCTGTAATGACATGTATACCAATTCAGATTGCTGGCGGATTATGCGACAATCTACTCACCTGCATTATCCGAGCATGGGACTACAACAAACCTCTATTTGTTGCACCAGCCATGAATACTTTCATGTGGAATAATCCGTTCACAGAGAGGCATCTAATGTCAATCGACGAACTCGGGATTTCTCTAATTCCACCAGTCACAAAAAGGCTGGCGTGTGGGGATTACGGCAACGGGGCAATGGCTGAACCCTCTCTAATCTTCTCAACCATAAGACTATTCTTGGAGTCGCGCCCTCAGCTAGGCGATGGAAGAGTCGGCTAGTTAAGGCACGGAGAAATAACACCTTATTACGAGCGTTGAACCTGCGTgtaattcttcttcttttgtATGTAGTAACGTAGAAAAAATGTGTAATAGTTGATCTAAATGAATTTCTTGAATTGCAATCTGGACATT is part of the Mercurialis annua linkage group LG3, ddMerAnnu1.2, whole genome shotgun sequence genome and encodes:
- the LOC126673562 gene encoding phosphopantothenoylcysteine decarboxylase-like gives rise to the protein MAYSESATAEREPMQLNAFPRKPRILLAASGSVAAIKFGNLCHCFSEWAEVRAVATKAALHFIDRASLPKDVVLYTDEDEWSSWNKIGDNVLHIELRRWADIMVIAPLSANTLGKIAGGLCDNLLTCIIRAWDYNKPLFVAPAMNTFMWNNPFTERHLMSIDELGISLIPPVTKRLACGDYGNGAMAEPSLIFSTIRLFLESRPQLGDGRVG